A single genomic interval of Mycosarcoma maydis chromosome 8, whole genome shotgun sequence harbors:
- a CDS encoding uncharacterized protein (related to component of the spindle assembly checkpoint dma1), producing MSTTNTTGAAASGSAIGRMFRRYSQNGNSRAESQRPSTRERDSFNMPRNTSSPALDRDTNSPVRVSLSTNNPSAPSPSIARSASHTANLSTPLSTDTPAAIVASRTLPHISSASSATSPVSYPSVTAATTSASLLQDANSSSRNVQTLPDASYTDPAATATASAASGTPSTTRPLNAMHRIRLVPHLEATRSLHFEPIERDLKEGESAVKVGRFTDRQPSHRDPVLAALTGVVNQATMSGDVGSSAAPLQSSRGQPGARGGAIPISGSHGGGGRIDSSRIAFKSKVVSRGHAEIWCEPGGKFFIRDTKSSSGTFLNHIRLSGPNLESKPFAIKDGDVVQLGVDYQGGTEEIYRCVKMRVELNRGWQREANQYNVNAFRQLRALQGNPLSPPNDDKPSGASAALPTNRQSVSVTDCCICLFSVTVCQALFIAPCSHVFHYKCIRPLLNLHHPGFSCPLCRTFADLDADVEEDEAWQEALEQEAAAAEARLAQGKQPLEVGTPAVELDAPIAAALPPTLTTALLNAATTDAPRSSTLVANAAIASRPSLGTSASPLLADLHAGHAGHAAPPRGTAALSRRKNDWARPDTAVGSSAGPLAADETFAAGDAAADTAGLSAELGEMVVTDRLLNEQATTSANPASSLHRTVHGASEMGSPIRRGSGPITISGSDRPVHAQRAISASSALAGPAALGSPEDGWPSVGAVGGFSPGLDESGTPLNHTFLSTLAEAPHVTATNHPSPSSVRDFSPGRSAPAQTLVPAIVPAGTSRLRLGENEVNDIHTAEAVAGRNKRSSGDGGEDVDTAEEEIGGTTGIGGATFGNLSGASHSKGKAKHDGPSLTFATDVQQQDLVKAGDSSVNLPYKLVGQAPPASAIVSAKSNGSRAYSRGRSRSRTGRDTMQSDSDDQEAAPFQTYELPPVPRTGPNLNASAYMSYQQHHNTSAHMQHSSADAGRQAGTGNAHGESAPSPTSPASESKMARFKRRISHAM from the coding sequence ATGTCCACCACTAACACCACTGGCGCCGCCGCAAGTGGCAGCGCTATTGGTCGCATGTTCCGACGTTACAGCCAGAACGGCAACAGTCGTGCAGAGTCGCAGCGTCCTTCCACCCGAGAGCGCGATTCCTTCAACATGCCTCGCAACACCAGCTCGCCCGCTCTCGACAGAGACACCAACAGTCCCGTCCGTGTTTCTCTTTCCACCAACAACCCATCAGCACCCTCTCCCTCCATCGCTCGCTCCGCCTCGCACACTGCCAACCTCTCCACACCACTCTCAACCGACACCcctgctgccatcgtcgccTCTCGCACTCTCCCACACATCTCCTCCGCCTCGTCAGCAACTTCGCCAGTCTCATACCCCTCCGTCACCGCCGCTACCacaagcgcatctttgcTCCAAGACGCTAACAGTTCATCTCGAAATGTTCAGACACTCCCCGACGCCTCTTATACCGACCCAGCTGCTACCGCTaccgcttctgctgcctcCGGTACCCCATCCACTACGCGTCCGCTCAACGCCATGCACCGCATCCGCCTCGTGCCGCATCTCGAGGCCACCCGATCGCTTCACTTTGAACCCATTGAACGCGATCTCAAGGAAGGCGAAAGTGCCGTCAAAGTAGGACGTTTCACCGATCGACAACCTTCGCACCGCGATCCTGTGCTAGCCGCCCTGACCGGCGTCGTCAATCAAGCCACTATGTCCGGCGACGTTGGTTCATCGGCTGCGCCTCTCCAGTCGAGTCGCGGTCAGCCCGGTGCACGAGGCGGAGCAATCCCCATCAGCGGAAGCcatggtggtggcggtCGCATCGATTCTTCCCGCATCGCTTTCAAGAGCAAGGTCGTCAGCCGAGGTCATGCAGAGATCTGGTGTGAACCAGGCGGCAAATTTTTCATCCGAGACACAAAGTCGTCCTCAGGAACTTTTCTCAACCACATTCGCCTCTCGGGACCTAACCTTGAATCCAAACCTTTCGCCATCAAGGACGGAGACGTGGTTCAGCTCGGTGTCGATTATCAGGGAGGCACCGAAGAAATCTATCGCTGTGTCAAGATGCGCGTCGAACTCAACCGCGGCTGGCAGCGCGAGGCCAACCAGTACAACGTAAATGCCTTCCGTCAGCTCCGTGCTTTGCAAGGCAATCCACTCTCGCCGCCCAACGACGACAAACCTAGCGGCGCTTCCGCTGCACTGCCCACCAACCGACAGAGTGTCAGCGTGACCGactgctgcatctgcctCTTTTCCGTCACTGTCTGTCAGGCCTTGTTCATTGCTCCCTGCTCGCACGTCTTTCACTACAAGTGCATCCGACCTCTGCTCAACTTGCACCATCCCGGTTTCTCCTGCCCGCTCTGCCGCACGTTTGCCGATCTGGACGCAGAtgtcgaagaggatgaggcCTGGCaggaagcgctcgagcaggaagcCGCCGCCGCAGAAGCACGTCTGGCGCAGGGCAAGCAACCGCTCGAGGTGGGCACACCCGCTGTGGAGCTCGATGCCCccattgctgctgccctGCCTCCCACATTGACCACCGCTCTTCTCAACGCAGCGACGACCGATGCGCCTCGTTCATCAACGCTCGTTGCCAATGCTGCTATAGCCTCGAGACCATCGCTGGGCACATCTGCGTCTCCATTGCTTGCAGATCTGCATGCTGGGCATGCTGGGCATGCTGCTCCACCCAGGGGAACTGCCGCCTTGAGCCGACGCAAAAATGACTGGGCACGCCCCGATACCGCCGTTGGCTCAAGTGCTGGTCCTTTGGCTGCCGACGAGacgtttgctgctggcgacgctgctgcagacACTGCCGGTCTGTCGGCAGAATTaggcgagatggtggtcaCCGATCGACTCCTGAATGAGCAAGCGACTACGTCTGCCAATCCCGCTTCTTCGCTCCACCGAACCGTACATGGCGCCAGCGAGATGGGATCGCCCATACGCCGAGGTTCAGGACCCATCACGATCAGTGGCAGCGACCGTCCTGTGCACGCTCAGAGAGCGATATCAGCGTCATCTGCTCTGGCTGGACCCGCCGCACTGGGCAGCCCAGAAGATGGTTGGCCCAGCGTCGGCGCAGTCGGTGGCTTCTCACCCGGCCTCGACGAATCTGGAACACCGCTCAATCACACCTTTCTAAGCACGCTCGCCGAGGCGCCGCACGTCACAGCCACCAACCACCCTTCTCCCTCATCTGTGCGGGATTTTTCGCCAGGCCGATCGGCACCGGCCCAGACACTAGTGCCGGCCATCGTTCCAGCAGGAACGAGCCGACTACGACTCGGTGAGAACGAGGTGAATGATATACATACGGCTGAAGCCGTCGCTGGACGCAACAAGCGGTCCAGTGGCGATGGAGGCGAGGATGTGGATACGGCAGAGGAAGAGATCGGAGGTACGACGGGTATCGGTGGTGCCACGTTTGGCAATTTGAGTGGCGCAAGCCATTCCAAGGGCAAGGCAAAACACGACGGTCCATCCTTGACGTTTGCCACCGACGTCCAGCAGCAGGATTTGGTCAAGGCTGGAGACAGCTCGGTAAACTTGCCGTACAAGCTTGTGGGCCAAGCGCCGCCAGCGTCTGCCATCGTTAGCGCCAAGTCCAACGGCAGCCGCGCTTACAGTCGCGGCCGCAGCCGAAGCCGGACGGGGAGGGATACGATGCAGAGCGATTCCGATGATCAGGAAGCAGCGCCTTTCCAGACGTACGAGCTTCCTCCTGTTCCGCGAACCGGTCCGAACCTCAACGCCAGCGCGTACATGTCCTACCAACAACACCACAACACCAGCGCTCACATGCAGCATAGCAGTGCGGATGCAGGTAGGCAAGCCGGTACAGGCAACGCGCATGGGGAAAGTGCACCGTCCCCTACTTCGCCCGCCTCAGAAAGCAAAATGGCACGATTCAAGAGGCGCATCTCACATGCAATGTGA